A genome region from Staphylococcus capitis subsp. capitis includes the following:
- the tsf gene encoding translation elongation factor Ts gives MVISAKLVKELREKTGAGMMDCKKALTETDGDIDKAIDYLREKGIAKAAKKADRIAAEGLVHVEVKGNEAAIVEINSETDFVARNEGFQELVKEIANQILDSKAETVEALLETKLSSGKTVDERMKEAISTIGEKLSIRRFAIRTKSDNDAFGSYLHMGGRIGVLTVVEGTTDESAAKDVAMHIAAINPKYVSSDQVSEEEINHEKEVLKQQALNEGKPENIVEKMVEGRLRKYLQEICAVDQNFVKNPDETVEAFLKSKGGQLTDFVRYEVGEGMEKREENFADEVKGQMK, from the coding sequence ATGGTAATTTCAGCAAAACTTGTTAAAGAATTACGTGAAAAAACAGGCGCAGGTATGATGGATTGTAAAAAAGCGCTAACTGAAACTGATGGTGACATCGATAAAGCAATCGACTACTTACGTGAAAAAGGTATTGCGAAAGCAGCTAAAAAAGCTGACCGTATCGCAGCTGAAGGTCTTGTACACGTAGAAGTTAAAGGAAATGAAGCAGCTATCGTTGAAATCAACTCAGAAACTGACTTCGTTGCTCGTAACGAAGGATTCCAAGAATTAGTTAAAGAAATTGCTAACCAAATTCTTGATAGTAAAGCTGAAACAGTTGAAGCGTTATTAGAAACTAAATTATCAAGCGGTAAAACTGTTGATGAAAGAATGAAAGAAGCTATCTCTACAATTGGTGAAAAATTAAGTATCCGTCGTTTTGCTATTAGAACTAAATCTGATAATGACGCTTTCGGTTCTTACTTACACATGGGTGGACGTATTGGTGTGTTAACTGTTGTTGAAGGTACAACTGATGAATCAGCTGCTAAAGATGTAGCTATGCACATCGCTGCAATCAACCCTAAATATGTTTCTTCTGATCAAGTAAGCGAAGAAGAAATCAACCACGAAAAAGAAGTATTAAAACAACAAGCATTAAACGAAGGTAAACCTGAAAACATTGTAGAAAAAATGGTTGAAGGTCGTTTACGTAAATATTTACAAGAAATTTGTGCTGTAGATCAAAACTTCGTTAAAAATCCAGATGAAACAGTTGAAGCATTCTTAAAATCAAAAGGTGGTCAACTTACTGACTTCGTTCGTTACGAAGTAGGCGAAGGTATGGAAAAACGCGAAGAAAACTTCGCTGATGAAGTTAAAGGACAAATGAAATAA
- the rpsB gene encoding 30S ribosomal protein S2, with the protein MAVISMKQLLEAGVHFGHQTRRWNPKMKKYIFTERNGIYIIDLQKTVKKVEEAYNFLKQVSEDGGKVLFVGTKKQAQESVKAEAERAGQFYVNQRWLGGILTNYKTISKRIKRISEIEKMEEDGLFEVLPKKEVVELKKEYDRLIKFLGGIRDMKSMPQALFVVDPRKERNAIAEARKLNIPIVGIVDTNCDPDEIDYVIPANDDAIRAVKLLTGKMADAILEGQQGVSNEEVAAEQNINLDEKEESEQAETTEENTSVESN; encoded by the coding sequence ATGGCAGTAATTTCAATGAAACAATTACTTGAAGCCGGTGTTCACTTCGGTCACCAAACACGCCGTTGGAACCCAAAAATGAAAAAATATATCTTCACTGAAAGAAATGGTATCTATATCATTGACTTACAAAAAACAGTGAAAAAAGTTGAAGAAGCATACAACTTCCTTAAACAAGTATCAGAAGATGGCGGTAAAGTCTTATTCGTAGGTACTAAAAAACAAGCACAAGAATCAGTTAAAGCTGAAGCTGAACGTGCTGGTCAATTCTACGTTAACCAAAGATGGTTAGGCGGAATCTTAACTAACTATAAAACAATCTCTAAACGAATCAAACGTATTTCTGAAATTGAAAAAATGGAAGAAGACGGATTGTTTGAAGTTTTACCTAAAAAAGAAGTTGTTGAACTTAAAAAAGAATACGACCGTTTAATTAAATTCTTAGGCGGTATTCGTGATATGAAATCTATGCCTCAAGCATTATTCGTTGTTGACCCTCGTAAAGAGCGCAACGCTATTGCTGAAGCACGTAAATTAAATATTCCTATCGTAGGTATTGTTGACACTAACTGTGATCCAGACGAAATCGATTACGTTATCCCAGCAAACGATGATGCTATCCGTGCTGTTAAATTATTAACAGGCAAAATGGCAGATGCTATCTTAGAAGGTCAACAAGGTGTATCTAATGAAGAAGTAGCTGCAGAACAAAACATCAATTTAGATGAAAAAGAAGAATCTGAACAAGCAGAAACAACTGAAGAAAACACTTCTGTTGAATCAAACTAA
- the codY gene encoding GTP-sensing pleiotropic transcriptional regulator CodY, producing the protein MSLLSKTRELNTLLQKHKGIAVDFKDVAQTISSVTVTNVFIVSRRGKILGSSLNELLKSERIINMLEERHIPSEYTEKLMDVKQTQSNIDIDNVLTVFPPENKDVFVNSRTTIFPILGGGERLGTLVLGRVQDDFNENDLVLGEYAATVIGMEILREKHNEVEKEARDKAAITMAINSLSYSEKEAIEHIFEELGGNEGLLIASKVADRVGITRSVIVNALRKLESAGVIESRSLGMKGTFIKVKKEKFLDELERTK; encoded by the coding sequence ATGAGCTTATTATCTAAAACTAGAGAATTAAACACGTTATTACAAAAACATAAAGGCATTGCAGTAGACTTTAAAGATGTTGCACAAACGATTAGTAGCGTTACAGTAACAAATGTATTTATCGTATCTAGAAGAGGTAAAATTTTAGGGTCGAGTCTTAACGAATTATTAAAGAGTGAACGAATTATTAATATGTTAGAAGAAAGACATATTCCTAGTGAGTATACTGAGAAACTTATGGATGTTAAACAAACACAATCTAACATCGATATTGATAATGTTTTAACAGTGTTCCCTCCTGAAAATAAAGACGTTTTTGTAAATAGTAGAACAACTATTTTCCCAATATTAGGCGGAGGAGAACGACTTGGTACGCTCGTTTTAGGTCGAGTTCAAGATGACTTTAATGAGAACGACCTAGTTTTAGGTGAATACGCTGCAACTGTAATTGGTATGGAAATCTTACGTGAGAAACATAATGAGGTTGAAAAAGAAGCTCGTGATAAAGCTGCAATCACAATGGCTATTAATTCGCTATCTTATTCTGAAAAAGAAGCGATTGAACATATTTTTGAAGAGTTAGGTGGAAACGAAGGTTTACTTATCGCTTCTAAAGTGGCTGATCGTGTTGGTATTACAAGATCTGTTATTGTAAATGCATTACGTAAATTAGAAAGCGCCGGTGTAATTGAATCACGTTCACTAGGTATGAAAGGTACTTTCATCAAAGTTAAAAAAGAAAAGTTCTTAGATGAATTAGAAAGAACTAAATAA
- the hslU gene encoding ATP-dependent protease ATPase subunit HslU — protein MDTNGIKLTPKDIVSKLNEYIVGQDDAKRKVAIALRNRYRRSLLDEEAKQEIAPKNILMIGPTGVGKTEIARRMAKIVGAPFIKVEATKFTEVGYVGRDVESMVRDLVDVAVRLVKEEKKALVKDEAIAKANDKLVKLLVPSMKKKASQGNNPLENLFGGAIPNFGQNNEEEEDPPTEEIKTKRSEIKKQLEEGKLEKEKVRIKVEQDPAAMGMLGTNQNQQMQDMMNQLMPKKKVEREVSVETARKILADDYADELIDQETANQEALELAEQMGIIFIDEIDKVATNNHNSGQDVSRQGVQRDILPILEGSMIQTKYGTVNTEHMLFIGAGAFHVSKPSDLIPELQGRFPIRVELESLSVDDFVRILTEPKLSLIKQYEALLQTEEVTVNFTEEAVKRLAEIAYQVNQDTDNIGARRLHTILEKMLEDLSFEAPNMPHAVVDITPQYVDDKLKTISTNKDLSAFIL, from the coding sequence ATGGATACAAATGGAATTAAATTGACTCCAAAAGATATCGTATCTAAATTGAATGAATACATTGTTGGACAAGATGACGCAAAACGTAAAGTAGCGATTGCATTAAGAAATCGCTATAGAAGAAGTTTATTAGACGAAGAAGCTAAACAAGAAATCGCACCTAAAAACATTTTAATGATTGGGCCGACTGGCGTTGGTAAAACTGAAATAGCAAGACGAATGGCTAAAATAGTTGGTGCACCTTTCATTAAAGTTGAGGCTACTAAATTTACTGAAGTAGGTTATGTAGGTCGAGACGTTGAAAGTATGGTAAGAGACTTAGTTGACGTAGCTGTACGTTTAGTGAAAGAGGAGAAGAAAGCACTCGTCAAAGATGAAGCCATCGCTAAAGCAAATGATAAGCTGGTTAAATTGTTAGTGCCAAGCATGAAGAAGAAGGCTTCTCAAGGAAATAATCCACTTGAGAATCTGTTCGGAGGTGCGATTCCAAACTTTGGTCAAAATAATGAAGAAGAGGAAGATCCACCTACTGAAGAGATAAAGACTAAGCGTTCAGAAATTAAGAAACAATTAGAAGAAGGTAAACTTGAAAAAGAAAAAGTAAGAATTAAAGTAGAGCAAGATCCAGCTGCTATGGGCATGTTAGGAACAAATCAAAATCAACAAATGCAAGATATGATGAACCAACTGATGCCTAAGAAAAAAGTTGAACGAGAGGTATCTGTTGAAACAGCAAGAAAAATTCTTGCTGATGATTATGCTGATGAACTTATTGATCAAGAGACAGCAAATCAAGAAGCTTTAGAGCTTGCAGAACAAATGGGCATCATCTTTATAGATGAAATTGATAAAGTGGCTACAAATAATCACAATAGCGGCCAAGATGTTTCGCGCCAAGGTGTTCAAAGAGATATTTTACCAATCCTTGAAGGTAGCATGATTCAAACTAAGTATGGTACTGTAAATACTGAACACATGCTATTTATTGGCGCTGGTGCGTTTCACGTATCAAAACCCAGTGATTTGATTCCAGAATTACAAGGTCGTTTCCCTATCAGAGTTGAACTTGAAAGTCTTTCTGTAGACGACTTTGTTCGAATTCTTACAGAGCCTAAATTATCATTAATTAAGCAATATGAAGCGTTACTTCAAACTGAAGAAGTGACTGTAAACTTCACGGAAGAAGCGGTCAAACGTTTAGCTGAAATTGCTTATCAAGTCAACCAAGACACTGATAATATTGGTGCTCGTAGATTACACACAATTTTAGAAAAGATGCTTGAAGATTTATCATTCGAAGCACCAAATATGCCACATGCTGTTGTAGACATAACACCACAATATGTTGACGATAAACTAAAAACTATCTCAACGAATAAGGATTTAAGTGCATTTATTTTATAA
- the hslV gene encoding ATP-dependent protease subunit HslV — MSNTLHATTIYAVRHNGEAAMAGDGQVTLGQQVIMKQTARKVRRLYEGKVLAGFAGSVADAFTLFEKFETKLQQFSGNLERAAVELAQEWRGDKQLRQLEAMLIVMNKDAILVVSGTGEVIAPDDDLIAIGSGGNYALSAGRALKRHASQLSAKDMAYESLKVAADICVFTNDNIIVETL, encoded by the coding sequence ATGAGTAATACTTTACATGCAACAACAATATATGCTGTACGTCATAATGGAGAAGCTGCAATGGCAGGTGACGGACAGGTTACTCTAGGACAACAAGTCATTATGAAACAAACTGCTAGAAAAGTAAGACGTTTATATGAGGGGAAAGTTTTAGCAGGATTTGCTGGGAGTGTCGCTGATGCATTCACGCTTTTCGAAAAGTTTGAAACAAAGCTACAACAATTTAGTGGGAATTTAGAACGTGCAGCAGTTGAATTAGCACAAGAATGGCGTGGAGATAAGCAACTAAGACAATTAGAAGCAATGCTTATAGTTATGAATAAAGATGCAATTCTTGTTGTAAGTGGTACGGGCGAAGTTATTGCGCCAGACGATGACCTTATAGCTATTGGATCTGGAGGTAACTACGCGTTAAGTGCTGGTCGTGCGCTTAAGAGACATGCTTCACAACTTTCTGCTAAAGACATGGCTTACGAGAGCTTAAAAGTTGCTGCAGACATTTGCGTATTTACTAATGATAATATTATCGTTGAGACATTGTAG
- the xerC gene encoding tyrosine recombinase XerC codes for MNEIQKTFLYMLKVERNFSEYTLKSYHDDLIQFNDFLVSEHLDLATFEYKDARNYLAFLYSHNLKRTTVSRKISTLRTFYEYWMTQDELIVNPFVQLVHPKKEQYLPQFFYEEEMEALFQTVEQDNKKGMRDRVIIELLYATGIRVSELINIKIKDIDMNLPGVKVLGKGNKERFIPFGEFCKQSIERYLDEFQPRKSSDHEYLIVNMSGAPITERGVRYVLNDVVKRTAGVTDIHPHKLRHTFATHLLNQGADLRTVQSLLGHVNLSTTGRYTHVSNQQLRKVYLNAHPRAKKGE; via the coding sequence TTGAATGAAATCCAAAAAACATTTTTATATATGTTAAAGGTAGAAAGAAATTTTTCAGAATATACTTTGAAATCCTATCATGATGATTTGATTCAATTTAATGACTTTTTAGTTAGTGAACATTTAGATTTAGCAACATTTGAATATAAAGACGCTAGAAATTATTTAGCATTTTTATATTCTCATAATTTAAAAAGAACGACGGTATCTAGGAAAATTTCTACTTTACGTACTTTTTATGAATATTGGATGACTCAAGATGAATTAATAGTTAACCCCTTTGTTCAACTTGTACACCCTAAGAAAGAGCAGTACCTTCCTCAATTTTTCTATGAAGAGGAAATGGAAGCTTTATTTCAAACTGTAGAGCAAGATAACAAAAAGGGCATGCGAGATAGGGTTATTATTGAATTATTATATGCAACAGGAATACGTGTGTCAGAATTAATTAATATCAAAATTAAAGATATAGATATGAATTTACCTGGTGTGAAAGTTTTAGGTAAAGGTAATAAAGAACGTTTCATTCCTTTTGGTGAATTTTGTAAGCAAAGTATTGAAAGATATTTAGATGAATTTCAACCTAGAAAATCTAGTGATCATGAATATCTTATAGTTAATATGAGTGGTGCGCCTATCACTGAACGTGGTGTGAGGTACGTCCTTAACGATGTAGTTAAACGTACTGCAGGTGTCACAGATATACACCCACATAAGCTTAGACATACGTTTGCAACGCATTTATTAAATCAAGGTGCTGATTTGAGAACAGTACAATCTCTTTTAGGTCATGTTAATTTATCAACGACAGGACGTTATACTCATGTTTCAAATCAACAACTTCGTAAGGTTTATTTAAATGCACATCCTCGAGCAAAAAAAGGAGAGTAA
- the trmFO gene encoding FADH(2)-oxidizing methylenetetrahydrofolate--tRNA-(uracil(54)-C(5))-methyltransferase TrmFO translates to MTQTVNVIGAGLAGSEAAYQLAQRGLNVNLIEMRPVKQTPAHHTDKFAELVCSNSLRGNSLTNAVGVLKEEMRRLDSLIIQAADKARVPAGGALAVDRHDFAGYITDTLRNHPNVTVLNKEVNHIPEGYTIIATGPLTTEHLAQEIVDITGKDQLYFYDAAAPIVEKDTIDMNKVYLKSRYDKGEAAYLNCPMTEEEFNRFYDAVLEAEVAPVNEFEKEKYFEGCMPFEVMAERGRKTLLFGPMKPVGLEDPKTGERPYAVVQLRQDDAAGTLYNIVGFQTHLKWGAQKEVIRLIPGLENVDIVRYGVMHRNTFINSPDVLNEKYELEGHEHLYFAGQMTGVEGYVESAASGLVAGINLAHKLAGKGEVIFPRETMIGSMAYYISHAKNEKNFQPMNANFGLLPSLEKRIKDKKERYEAQANRALEYLDNYKQTL, encoded by the coding sequence ATGACTCAAACAGTTAATGTCATTGGAGCCGGATTGGCCGGTTCTGAGGCGGCATATCAGTTAGCTCAGCGTGGTTTAAATGTTAATTTAATTGAAATGAGACCAGTTAAACAAACTCCAGCTCATCACACTGATAAATTTGCTGAACTTGTATGTTCTAATTCATTAAGAGGTAATTCTCTGACAAATGCTGTTGGTGTGCTTAAAGAAGAAATGAGACGTCTAGATTCTCTTATTATTCAAGCAGCAGATAAAGCACGCGTTCCAGCTGGGGGAGCTCTAGCTGTAGATAGACATGATTTCGCTGGATATATCACTGATACGCTACGTAACCATCCAAATGTAACAGTATTAAATAAGGAAGTTAATCATATTCCTGAGGGATATACAATTATAGCTACAGGTCCTTTAACTACTGAACATTTAGCACAAGAAATCGTTGATATTACAGGCAAAGATCAACTTTACTTTTATGATGCAGCAGCGCCAATTGTAGAAAAAGATACAATAGATATGAATAAAGTTTACTTAAAATCTCGCTATGATAAAGGTGAAGCGGCATATCTTAATTGTCCTATGACCGAGGAAGAATTTAATAGATTTTATGATGCTGTATTAGAAGCTGAAGTTGCACCTGTTAATGAATTTGAAAAAGAAAAATATTTTGAAGGGTGTATGCCTTTCGAAGTAATGGCTGAAAGAGGTCGTAAAACATTATTATTTGGTCCAATGAAACCTGTAGGACTCGAAGATCCTAAAACAGGTGAACGCCCATATGCGGTTGTACAATTGAGACAAGATGATGCAGCAGGAACACTATATAATATTGTAGGTTTCCAAACCCATTTAAAATGGGGCGCACAAAAAGAAGTTATACGTCTCATTCCTGGGTTAGAGAATGTGGATATAGTGAGATATGGTGTGATGCACCGTAATACATTTATCAACTCTCCTGATGTTCTAAATGAGAAATATGAGCTTGAGGGACACGAGCATCTTTATTTCGCAGGTCAAATGACTGGCGTAGAAGGTTATGTAGAAAGTGCGGCCAGTGGTTTAGTTGCTGGAATTAATCTTGCGCATAAACTTGCTGGTAAAGGGGAAGTTATTTTCCCTAGAGAGACAATGATAGGAAGTATGGCCTATTATATTTCTCACGCTAAAAACGAGAAAAATTTCCAACCTATGAATGCTAATTTCGGTTTATTACCGTCATTAGAAAAACGAATTAAAGATAAAAAAGAAAGATATGAAGCTCAAGCGAATAGAGCGCTTGAATATCTTGATAATTATAAACAAACACTTTAA
- the topA gene encoding type I DNA topoisomerase, whose product MTLADNLVIVESPAKAKTIEKYLGKRYKVIASMGHVRDLPRSQMGVDTEDNYEPKYITIRGKGPVVKDLKKYAKKAKKVFLASDPDREGEAIAWHLSKILELEDSKENRVVFNEITKDAVKDSFKHPRGIEMDLVDAQQARRILDRLVGYNISPVLWKKVKKGLSAGRVQSVALRLVIDRENEIRNFKPEEYWTIEGEFRYKKSKFNAKFLHFKNKPYKLNTKEDVEKITAALDGDQFEITNVNKKEKTRNPANPFTTSTLQQEAARKLNFKARKTMMLAQQLYEGIDLKRQGTIGLITYMRTDSTRISDSAKSEAHNYITDKYGKEYVSKRKATGKQGDQDAHEAIRPTSTLRTPDDMKPYLTRDQHRLYKLIWERFVASQMAPAILDTIALDVTQNDIKFRANGQTIKFKGFMTLYVEAKDDKENDKENKLPKLEEGDKVTATQIEPAQHFTQPPPRYTEARLVKTLEELKIGRPSTYAPTIDTIQKRNYVKLESKRFVPTELGEIVYEQVQEYFPEIIDVEFTVNMETLLDKIAEGDTNWRKVVGDFYNSFKQDVERAEEEMEKIEIKDEPAGEDCEVCGSPMVIKMGRYGKFMACSNFPDCRNTKAIVKSIGVKCPKCNEGEVVERKSKKNRIFYGCSQYPDCDFISWDKPVGRDCPKCNHYLVDKKKGRSSQVVCSNCDYKEEVQK is encoded by the coding sequence ATCACTTTGGCAGATAATTTAGTCATAGTTGAGTCGCCTGCAAAAGCTAAAACCATTGAAAAATATTTAGGAAAAAGATACAAAGTTATCGCTTCAATGGGACACGTACGTGACTTGCCTAGAAGTCAAATGGGTGTCGATACTGAAGATAACTATGAACCAAAATATATTACAATTCGCGGTAAAGGTCCGGTTGTTAAAGATTTAAAGAAATATGCTAAAAAAGCTAAAAAAGTATTTCTCGCTAGTGACCCCGACCGTGAAGGTGAAGCGATTGCCTGGCATTTATCAAAAATTTTAGAATTAGAAGACTCAAAAGAAAACAGAGTAGTATTTAATGAAATTACAAAAGATGCGGTTAAAGATAGTTTCAAACACCCTAGAGGTATTGAAATGGATTTAGTTGATGCTCAACAAGCTCGCCGTATTCTAGATAGACTAGTAGGTTATAACATTTCTCCTGTATTATGGAAGAAAGTTAAAAAAGGATTATCTGCGGGACGTGTTCAGTCAGTAGCTCTACGTTTAGTTATCGATCGAGAAAATGAAATACGTAATTTCAAACCTGAAGAATATTGGACTATTGAAGGGGAATTTAGGTATAAAAAGTCTAAATTTAATGCTAAATTCCTTCATTTTAAAAATAAACCTTATAAATTAAATACAAAAGAAGACGTTGAGAAAATAACAGCAGCTCTTGATGGGGATCAATTTGAGATTACTAATGTAAATAAGAAAGAAAAAACACGAAATCCAGCTAACCCATTTACTACTTCAACTCTACAACAAGAGGCTGCACGTAAGCTAAACTTCAAAGCTCGTAAAACTATGATGTTAGCGCAACAATTATATGAAGGTATTGATTTAAAACGTCAAGGTACTATCGGTTTGATTACTTATATGCGTACGGACTCTACACGTATATCAGACTCTGCAAAGTCAGAAGCTCATAATTATATCACTGACAAATACGGTAAAGAATATGTGTCTAAACGTAAGGCAACTGGTAAACAAGGTGATCAAGATGCCCATGAAGCGATTAGACCTACAAGTACTCTTAGAACACCAGACGACATGAAGCCATATTTAACTAGAGACCAGCATCGTTTATATAAATTAATATGGGAACGTTTTGTGGCAAGTCAAATGGCTCCGGCTATTTTAGATACTATTGCACTCGATGTTACTCAAAATGATATTAAGTTTAGAGCAAATGGTCAGACTATCAAATTCAAAGGTTTCATGACGCTTTATGTTGAAGCTAAAGATGACAAGGAAAATGATAAGGAAAACAAACTTCCTAAATTAGAGGAAGGCGATAAAGTTACAGCAACTCAAATTGAACCTGCACAACACTTTACTCAACCGCCTCCACGTTATACAGAAGCACGTTTAGTTAAGACATTAGAGGAACTTAAAATAGGAAGACCTTCAACTTATGCTCCAACTATAGATACTATTCAAAAACGTAACTACGTTAAATTAGAAAGTAAACGTTTTGTTCCAACAGAACTTGGTGAAATTGTTTATGAACAAGTTCAAGAGTACTTCCCAGAAATTATTGATGTAGAGTTTACCGTTAACATGGAAACTTTATTAGATAAAATAGCTGAGGGAGACACTAACTGGCGTAAAGTTGTCGGTGATTTCTATAATAGTTTCAAACAAGATGTTGAACGCGCTGAAGAGGAAATGGAAAAAATAGAAATTAAAGACGAACCAGCCGGAGAAGATTGTGAAGTATGTGGCTCACCTATGGTTATTAAAATGGGAAGATATGGAAAGTTTATGGCGTGTTCTAATTTCCCTGATTGTCGTAACACTAAAGCTATAGTTAAATCTATCGGAGTAAAATGCCCTAAATGTAATGAGGGTGAAGTAGTTGAACGTAAATCTAAGAAAAATAGAATATTTTACGGATGCTCTCAATATCCCGATTGTGACTTCATTTCTTGGGATAAACCAGTAGGCAGAGATTGTCCTAAATGTAACCACTACTTAGTAGATAAGAAAAAGGGCAGAAGTAGCCAAGTAGTATGTTCTAACTGTGATTACAAAGAAGAGGTTCAAAAATAG
- the dprA gene encoding DNA-processing protein DprA translates to MIQHILLKLYWANFTTTQIHQFIKDYPEVISESPPTQKEMIEDWTIRQTTSTLKKKFNLFKSLDTEVLLQEMSKKNLKFLTYFDKNYPQLLKEIYDFPYIIFYKGNKQLFNYPHTLAVIGSRKSTSYTTQALEYLFPSFKQLKMTIISGLAYGADSVAHQVALKNQLPTIGVLGFGHSYHYPKSTFKTRESVEREGLVISEYPPHSPISRYKFPERNRLISGLARGLLITEAEEISGSQITVDCALEQNRNVYVLPGSMFNPMTKSNLLRLQEGAQVVLDESSILSDYNF, encoded by the coding sequence GTGATCCAACATATTTTATTGAAGCTCTATTGGGCTAATTTCACCACCACTCAAATTCATCAATTCATTAAAGATTACCCTGAAGTTATATCAGAAAGCCCTCCAACTCAAAAAGAAATGATTGAAGATTGGACTATAAGACAAACCACCTCCACATTGAAGAAAAAATTCAACTTATTTAAATCACTTGATACAGAAGTTCTACTTCAAGAAATGTCAAAAAAGAACCTCAAATTTTTAACTTACTTTGATAAAAATTATCCTCAATTACTTAAAGAAATTTATGATTTTCCATATATAATATTTTACAAAGGAAATAAACAACTATTTAACTATCCGCATACTTTAGCTGTTATAGGATCAAGAAAGTCCACTTCATATACCACACAAGCATTAGAATATCTATTTCCCTCATTTAAACAACTAAAAATGACGATTATATCAGGATTAGCATACGGTGCAGATAGTGTAGCTCATCAAGTTGCACTAAAAAATCAACTGCCAACAATAGGAGTTCTTGGTTTTGGACATTCATATCATTATCCTAAATCAACTTTTAAAACAAGAGAGAGTGTCGAACGAGAAGGGCTCGTTATAAGTGAGTATCCGCCGCATTCTCCTATATCCAGATATAAATTTCCAGAAAGAAATAGATTGATTAGTGGTCTCGCTCGAGGTTTATTAATTACAGAAGCAGAGGAAATAAGTGGTAGTCAAATAACAGTAGATTGCGCTTTAGAACAAAATCGAAATGTATATGTTTTACCAGGATCAATGTTCAATCCTATGACCAAAAGTAATTTACTTAGGCTTCAAGAGGGTGCACAAGTAGTTTTAGATGAAAGTAGTATCCTTTCGGACTACAATTTCTAA